The following coding sequences lie in one Oryctolagus cuniculus chromosome 7, mOryCun1.1, whole genome shotgun sequence genomic window:
- the LOC138850554 gene encoding uncharacterized protein, protein MRDFPLAAGGTHPENAGTARGKDLFPQQRKTKRKKAYRLPALKDAPGKPWAPGPAPSSRFCCSPRGTR, encoded by the coding sequence ATGCGAGATTTTCCTTTGGCAGCAGGAGGCACACACCCAGAGAATGCTGGAACTGCAAGGGGAAAGGACCTATTTCCACAGCAAAGAAAAACCAAGAGGAAAAAGGCATACAGGTTGCCAGCGCTAAAGGACGCACCCGGCAAGCCGtgggcccctggccctgcccccagcagccgtTTCTGCTGCAGCCCGAGAGGAACTCGGTGA